From the genome of Cognaticolwellia beringensis, one region includes:
- the nosR gene encoding transcriptional regulator NosR, whose translation MLLLLSYRKKKLTLFTVLILCFVQFSVHALFISEPRDPLPLIHEIFSQATKVSEKVGDPLIWTIFQQDEIIGYAFETNDVARIPAYSGEPVNMLVAIDVNGTYLGAKVLEHHEPIILAGIPEAKLWAFTDQYQGLSVSARLKVGGNTKGDVIHLDGLSGATVTVMVMNVAITKAATKVARSLGIIDEVEQIKQPIATILPDVYQKVNWQTMLGDGSIRKLYLDRKMVGEAFVGSAAENIEQVRSAQKSGMFAEIYYAQADIPTVGRNLLGDSEYNWLMKSLQPNEHAIIVLGNGYSFKGSGYVRGGIFDRIQIIQNETAFSFRDLDHNRVTDLLIEGAPNFREMSLFIVREHHEFNPGVDWQFELLVRRQIGAVDSVFTSFKGSYHGLEQYLYRPPVVIPEPELTLTQQVWQEKETEVIVLSLLMTLLLATLFFQDILVRHPTFMHNFRHGFLVVTVVFIGWAWGGQLSIVNVFTFLQAFMSDFSWDLFLLDPVIFMLWGAAAVTMLLWGRAVYCGWLCPFGALQELINVFARYIKIPQFELPWAVHERLWAIKYLILLGLFALSLDSLALAEQFAEVEPFKTTFLLKFDREWPFILYALILLTINVFNRKFFCRYLCPLGAALSTSNSIRLFSWLRRRPECGQPCKTCAKECEIQAINPDGEINMRECHYCLDCQVTYFNDDKCPPLKKQKYKKNKYKEQEIETVNVG comes from the coding sequence ATGTTACTTCTCTTATCGTACCGTAAAAAAAAGTTAACGTTATTTACCGTATTAATACTCTGCTTTGTTCAGTTCTCGGTTCATGCCTTATTTATTAGTGAGCCAAGAGATCCTCTGCCGCTCATTCATGAAATTTTTTCGCAAGCCACTAAAGTATCAGAGAAAGTAGGCGACCCGCTTATTTGGACTATTTTTCAGCAAGATGAAATTATTGGTTATGCTTTTGAAACCAATGATGTTGCTAGGATACCTGCGTATTCAGGCGAACCGGTCAATATGCTAGTCGCCATAGATGTTAACGGTACTTACCTTGGTGCTAAAGTTTTAGAACACCATGAGCCGATTATTCTTGCCGGCATCCCTGAAGCTAAATTATGGGCATTTACAGATCAATATCAGGGACTAAGTGTTAGCGCTCGTCTAAAAGTTGGCGGCAACACCAAAGGCGACGTCATACATTTAGATGGTCTGTCTGGTGCGACCGTAACGGTTATGGTGATGAATGTTGCGATAACTAAAGCGGCGACTAAAGTGGCCCGTTCACTGGGTATTATCGACGAAGTTGAACAAATTAAACAGCCAATAGCCACGATACTGCCTGACGTTTATCAAAAAGTGAATTGGCAAACAATGTTGGGCGATGGCTCGATTCGTAAGTTATATTTAGACCGTAAAATGGTTGGTGAAGCCTTCGTTGGTAGTGCTGCTGAAAATATTGAACAAGTGAGGTCGGCGCAAAAGTCAGGTATGTTTGCTGAGATTTATTATGCTCAAGCCGATATTCCAACTGTTGGTCGCAATTTATTAGGTGATAGTGAATATAATTGGTTGATGAAATCACTGCAGCCTAATGAACATGCCATTATTGTTTTAGGTAACGGCTACTCATTTAAAGGCTCCGGTTATGTTCGCGGCGGTATTTTTGACCGCATTCAAATTATACAAAATGAAACCGCCTTTTCCTTTCGTGATTTAGATCATAATCGTGTTACTGATTTGCTTATTGAAGGTGCGCCAAACTTTCGAGAAATGTCGTTGTTCATTGTCCGTGAACACCATGAATTTAACCCAGGTGTAGATTGGCAGTTTGAACTATTGGTTCGTCGTCAAATAGGTGCGGTTGATAGTGTGTTTACTAGTTTTAAAGGCAGTTACCATGGCCTTGAACAGTATTTATACCGTCCGCCAGTTGTGATACCTGAGCCAGAATTAACGCTTACCCAACAAGTGTGGCAGGAGAAAGAAACTGAAGTAATCGTTTTATCCCTACTGATGACTTTGTTGCTCGCAACGTTGTTTTTCCAAGATATTTTAGTTAGACATCCAACCTTTATGCACAATTTCAGGCATGGCTTTTTAGTCGTTACAGTGGTCTTTATCGGTTGGGCGTGGGGTGGACAGCTTTCCATCGTCAACGTGTTTACCTTTCTACAAGCTTTTATGTCAGATTTTTCTTGGGACTTATTTCTATTAGATCCCGTTATTTTTATGTTATGGGGCGCTGCTGCAGTGACTATGTTGTTGTGGGGACGGGCAGTATATTGTGGTTGGTTATGTCCTTTTGGTGCGCTACAAGAATTGATTAATGTATTTGCTCGTTACATCAAAATTCCACAATTTGAATTACCTTGGGCTGTACACGAAAGACTATGGGCAATTAAGTATTTAATTTTATTGGGGCTGTTTGCTCTTTCACTAGATTCATTAGCATTGGCGGAACAATTTGCTGAGGTTGAACCCTTTAAAACCACATTCTTATTGAAGTTCGATCGTGAATGGCCATTTATTCTTTATGCCCTCATTTTATTAACGATTAACGTATTTAACCGTAAATTCTTCTGTCGCTACCTATGCCCATTGGGTGCTGCACTCTCAACCAGTAATAGCATACGTTTATTCAGTTGGTTAAGGCGTCGACCTGAATGTGGTCAACCTTGCAAAACTTGTGCAAAAGAATGTGAAATACAGGCGATTAACCCTGATGGTGAAATCAATATGCGAGAGTGCCATTACTGCTTAGATTGCCAAGTTACCTATTTCAATGATGATAAATGTCCGCCATTGAAAAAACAAAAATATAAAAAAAACAAATATAAAGAACAAGAAATTGAGACAGTTAATGTCGGTTAA
- the tyrS gene encoding tyrosine--tRNA ligase: MSDVNQAFEEIKRGAEEILLEDELLEKLKKGKPLKIKAGFDPTAPDLHFGHTVLLNKLRQFQQQGHEVIFLIGDFTGMIGDPSGKNVTRKPLTKEDVLSNAETYKEQVFKILDPAKTTIAFNSTWMDKLGAAGMLKLASRQTVARMMERDDFKKRYNSGQAIAIHEFMYPLVQGWDSVALEADVELGGTDQKFNLLMGRELQKSEGQRPQTVLMMPLLEGLDGVQKMSKSLNNYIGITDEPNDMFGKIMSISDDLMWRYYELLSFKPIDVINGYKEQIAAGSNPRDVKIDLAKELIERFHDSAAAEAAHQEFINRFQKGAMPDDIAEIEVATENGEIAIANLLKEAGLVASTSEAMRMIKQGAAKIEGEKVTDNKLVINTGTTAIYQVGKRKFAKVTVK, translated from the coding sequence ATGTCAGATGTAAACCAAGCGTTTGAAGAAATAAAGCGCGGTGCAGAAGAAATTCTGCTTGAAGATGAATTGTTGGAAAAATTGAAAAAAGGAAAGCCGCTAAAAATTAAAGCGGGTTTTGATCCAACAGCACCAGATTTACATTTTGGTCATACCGTATTGCTAAATAAGTTGCGTCAGTTTCAGCAGCAAGGCCATGAAGTTATCTTCTTAATTGGCGATTTCACTGGCATGATTGGTGACCCGAGTGGAAAAAACGTTACGCGTAAACCGTTAACCAAAGAAGATGTTTTATCAAACGCTGAAACTTATAAAGAACAAGTATTTAAAATTTTAGATCCAGCGAAAACTACCATTGCTTTTAACTCTACGTGGATGGATAAACTCGGTGCTGCGGGTATGTTAAAGCTTGCTTCTCGTCAAACCGTTGCTCGTATGATGGAGCGCGATGATTTCAAAAAACGCTATAACAGCGGCCAAGCTATTGCCATTCATGAATTTATGTATCCGTTAGTGCAAGGCTGGGATTCTGTTGCATTGGAGGCTGATGTTGAATTGGGCGGCACCGACCAGAAATTTAATTTACTGATGGGTCGTGAACTACAAAAATCGGAAGGCCAACGTCCGCAAACCGTGCTTATGATGCCATTATTAGAAGGCTTAGATGGCGTGCAAAAAATGTCTAAGTCATTAAATAACTACATAGGCATTACTGATGAGCCGAACGATATGTTTGGTAAAATAATGTCAATTTCTGATGATTTAATGTGGCGCTACTATGAACTATTAAGCTTTAAGCCGATTGACGTTATTAATGGTTATAAAGAGCAAATTGCGGCAGGTTCAAACCCTCGTGATGTAAAAATTGATTTAGCCAAAGAATTAATCGAACGTTTTCATGACAGTGCAGCGGCTGAAGCGGCTCATCAAGAATTTATTAATCGCTTTCAAAAAGGCGCGATGCCAGACGATATAGCAGAAATAGAAGTTGCGACTGAAAATGGCGAAATAGCCATCGCGAACTTGTTGAAAGAAGCGGGTTTAGTAGCAAGTACCTCAGAAGCTATGCGCATGATTAAACAAGGTGCGGCTAAAATTGAAGGCGAAAAAGTTACTGATAATAAGTTAGTGATTAATACTGGCACAACTGCCATTTACCAAGTTGGTAAACGTAAGTTTGCTAAAGTTACAGTAAAATAA
- a CDS encoding OapA family protein, with protein sequence MKNIKNLYFALPKQHQIIITSCAAVVLILLMVPLKSSKQVTSSTNGEFIVGERYQVAMPEQENGIVTPDNIQLPIQPIEPVNIIQEPTRVLPSNIEEDAAQLDWHSVKVKSGDSLAKIFKRNGLNATTTHNVITAKGDDSELLKKIRVDDIMRIGKDSEGNLVSLEYPLSKYETLFVNLQNQQYHAYKESKTVEVREAIAHGTIKSNFWNAASSAGLNDGQIISLANVFGWDIDFAMDIREGDSFNVIYENQYVEGDFIGTGNIVAAEFINQGESFQAIRFTDDEYYSPDGRSMRKAFLRAPVSFRYISSNFKRKRFHPIQKRWKSHNGTDYSAKQGTPVVAAGNGRVTHSTYNKYNGNYVFIQHGNGIVTKYLHFSKRAVKQGERVKQGQVIGYVGSTGMSEAPHLHYEFLLNGVHRNPRTVKLPDAKPISSKFRQKFDAIATQRLAELSSSRHMMLSMQSSNSSAQ encoded by the coding sequence TTGAAAAATATAAAAAATTTATATTTTGCCTTACCAAAACAGCACCAGATAATTATTACTTCATGTGCTGCCGTGGTACTGATTTTATTAATGGTACCGTTAAAAAGTAGTAAGCAAGTAACGTCGAGTACTAATGGCGAGTTTATCGTCGGTGAACGCTATCAAGTAGCTATGCCGGAGCAGGAAAATGGCATTGTTACGCCCGATAATATTCAATTACCCATTCAGCCCATCGAACCCGTAAATATTATCCAAGAGCCAACGAGGGTTCTGCCCAGTAATATTGAAGAAGACGCGGCTCAATTAGACTGGCATTCAGTCAAAGTAAAAAGTGGCGACTCACTAGCAAAAATATTTAAACGCAATGGCTTAAATGCCACCACAACCCACAATGTCATCACCGCAAAAGGTGATGACAGTGAGCTACTGAAAAAGATCCGTGTTGACGATATTATGCGCATAGGTAAAGACAGTGAGGGTAACTTAGTTTCACTTGAATATCCGCTATCGAAATACGAGACGTTATTCGTCAATTTACAAAATCAGCAATATCATGCTTACAAAGAAAGTAAAACGGTAGAAGTTCGAGAAGCTATTGCACACGGCACAATTAAATCTAATTTTTGGAATGCTGCATCTTCGGCAGGCTTAAATGATGGACAAATTATCAGCCTAGCTAATGTATTCGGCTGGGATATTGATTTTGCAATGGATATTCGTGAAGGTGACAGCTTTAATGTTATCTATGAAAACCAATATGTTGAAGGTGATTTTATTGGCACTGGCAATATAGTTGCGGCAGAGTTTATTAACCAAGGTGAGTCTTTTCAAGCCATACGCTTTACTGACGATGAATATTATTCTCCTGATGGCAGAAGCATGCGTAAAGCATTTTTACGGGCGCCGGTCAGTTTTCGCTATATTAGCTCGAACTTTAAACGTAAGCGTTTTCACCCAATACAAAAACGTTGGAAATCACATAACGGCACTGATTACAGCGCTAAGCAAGGAACACCTGTTGTAGCCGCGGGTAATGGCAGAGTTACCCATTCAACCTACAATAAATACAATGGTAATTATGTTTTTATTCAACACGGTAATGGTATTGTGACTAAGTACTTACATTTTTCTAAACGCGCCGTTAAACAAGGCGAACGTGTTAAACAAGGTCAAGTTATCGGGTATGTTGGCTCAACGGGTATGTCAGAAGCACCGCATTTACATTATGAGTTTCTACTCAACGGGGTACATCGCAACCCTAGAACGGTGAAACTGCCAGACGCCAAACCTATTAGTAGCAAATTTAGACAAAAATTTGATGCGATAGCAACTCAACGCCTTGCAGAATTATCAAGTTCACGTCACATGATGCTTAGCATGCAATCAAGCAATAGTAGCGCACAATAA
- a CDS encoding anhydro-N-acetylmuramic acid kinase has protein sequence MNNKLRYIGLMSGTSADGIDLALVEFDAEQQLQANGANLLASYYQAYDNNTQQKIMSLYNASANEIDRAGSLDMELAQQFALAVTKFLQQENLAAADITAIGCHGQTIRHRPVKNQEITTPFTLQIGCLQTLALLTGIRVVGDFRTKDIALGGQGAPLVPAFHQAIFGSTEKDVFVVNIGGIANITFLPSNAPHQTIGFDTGPGNALMDYWFAQHQSGRYDANGQWANSGNICHRLLRTMLSDPYFAQTAPKSTGREYFNSQWLAKFTDKSTLPPADIQATLTALTAESIAHEIGQLSTKSDVYICGGGIENDYLVSLLNHKLTKHSLVNTHTKNINSDSLEAMAFAWLAFAFDKNIYGNIPAVTGASKQAVLGISAQP, from the coding sequence ATGAATAATAAATTGCGCTATATTGGCCTAATGTCAGGCACTAGCGCTGACGGTATTGATCTTGCGTTGGTTGAATTTGACGCTGAACAACAGCTACAAGCCAACGGAGCTAATTTACTCGCCAGTTATTATCAAGCTTACGATAATAATACTCAGCAAAAAATAATGAGTTTGTATAACGCAAGTGCCAATGAAATTGATCGTGCTGGTAGTCTCGATATGGAATTAGCACAACAATTTGCTCTAGCGGTTACAAAATTTTTACAGCAAGAAAATTTAGCTGCAGCGGATATCACCGCTATCGGATGCCATGGTCAAACTATTCGGCATCGCCCAGTTAAAAATCAAGAAATAACAACGCCTTTTACCTTGCAAATAGGCTGTTTACAAACCTTAGCTTTACTAACCGGTATTCGCGTGGTTGGTGACTTTAGAACGAAAGATATCGCCTTAGGAGGCCAAGGTGCGCCATTAGTGCCTGCTTTTCATCAAGCCATTTTTGGCTCAACTGAAAAAGATGTTTTTGTGGTCAATATCGGCGGCATTGCAAACATTACCTTTCTCCCCTCAAATGCGCCACACCAAACCATCGGTTTTGACACTGGCCCCGGCAATGCATTGATGGACTATTGGTTTGCACAACATCAATCAGGCCGATATGACGCTAATGGCCAATGGGCCAATTCAGGTAACATTTGTCATCGTCTACTACGGACAATGTTAAGCGACCCTTACTTCGCTCAAACCGCCCCTAAAAGCACCGGACGTGAGTACTTCAATAGTCAGTGGTTGGCAAAATTCACGGATAAAAGCACACTACCTCCTGCGGATATTCAAGCAACATTAACCGCATTAACCGCGGAAAGTATCGCACATGAAATAGGCCAACTAAGTACGAAGTCTGACGTATATATTTGTGGTGGTGGCATTGAAAATGACTACTTGGTTTCACTGTTAAATCATAAGCTTACTAAACATTCGTTAGTGAATACTCATACAAAAAACATAAATAGTGATTCACTAGAAGCTATGGCTTTTGCTTGGTTAGCCTTCGCATTTGATAAAAATATTTATGGCAACATTCCAGCGGTAACAGGGGCTAGCAAGCAGGCGGTTTTAGGTATTAGCGCCCAACCATAA
- a CDS encoding TIGR01777 family oxidoreductase, with protein sequence MNILITGGSGLIGQALIQHLNADRIIVLTRSPEKTTKLLPENIELITTIDDVDFNDLDVVVNLAGEAIVDKRWSNAQKAIICQSRWQITRSLVEKIQAATKPPHSFISGSAIGFYGRQGAVEIDESYQDVHDEFSHHICQKWEQIALQAESEQTRVCLIRTGIVLANNGGALEKMLLPFKLGLGGPIASGEQFMSWIHIDDMVAVLLAAIYQTAFSGPINATAPVPVCNQQFSETLSAVLGRPCIFRVPGFILRILMGESADLILYGQNVIPKKLLSNNFKFQYPTLEIALKQLLTPT encoded by the coding sequence ATGAATATTTTGATCACAGGCGGTAGTGGACTGATTGGGCAAGCACTAATCCAACATTTGAATGCCGATCGCATTATTGTTTTAACTCGTAGTCCAGAAAAAACCACAAAGTTACTACCTGAAAATATTGAATTAATCACAACAATTGATGATGTAGACTTTAATGATCTTGATGTTGTAGTCAATTTAGCCGGTGAAGCCATTGTTGATAAAAGGTGGTCAAATGCGCAGAAAGCTATTATTTGCCAAAGTCGCTGGCAAATAACCCGAAGCTTAGTTGAAAAAATACAAGCCGCGACTAAACCGCCTCATAGTTTTATATCGGGCAGTGCTATCGGCTTTTATGGTCGCCAAGGCGCTGTAGAAATCGATGAGAGCTATCAAGATGTACATGATGAGTTTAGTCATCATATTTGCCAGAAATGGGAGCAAATAGCGCTACAAGCTGAATCTGAACAAACGCGCGTTTGTCTGATAAGAACAGGCATTGTTTTAGCTAATAACGGCGGTGCTTTAGAAAAAATGCTACTACCTTTCAAACTCGGCCTTGGCGGCCCCATAGCCAGTGGTGAGCAATTTATGTCATGGATACATATTGATGACATGGTTGCCGTTTTATTAGCCGCTATCTACCAAACTGCGTTTTCTGGGCCTATTAATGCCACTGCGCCTGTGCCCGTGTGTAATCAGCAGTTTTCAGAAACCTTAAGTGCCGTACTTGGGAGACCTTGTATATTCAGGGTTCCTGGCTTTATATTACGAATATTAATGGGTGAATCAGCAGATTTAATTTTGTATGGACAAAATGTTATACCAAAAAAACTGCTTAGCAATAACTTTAAGTTTCAATATCCCACTTTAGAAATAGCCTTAAAACAACTATTAACACCAACTTAA
- a CDS encoding formate/nitrite transporter family protein — translation MNEINDPEVPKIVSADGEPLFEEHTAERSKERVKESSEYVPVIIKRTDETLRHPDDILEKAIEEGLEQLVRPGLSLFLSAIAGGMIICFTVMAVGVMATIVGDLDSGFNRILVALVYPLGFILCILSGTQLFTEHTATAFYPILDKRAKLTVMLKLWAIVISGNLFGGLISAGLLSAADDVIHAADGYLVIAQHMLAYEYSTLLVSAILAGWLMALGAWTILSTSSTASQILCIYIVTFVIGVGGLHHSIAGSVELFVALFTSNALAVSDVAMTIAVILLGNAFGGSVFVALLNHGHIRALNK, via the coding sequence ATGAACGAAATAAATGACCCAGAAGTGCCTAAAATTGTCTCAGCCGATGGCGAGCCACTATTCGAAGAGCACACTGCAGAGCGAAGTAAAGAACGTGTAAAAGAGAGCAGCGAATATGTGCCCGTCATAATTAAACGTACTGATGAAACCCTTCGCCATCCTGATGATATTTTAGAGAAAGCAATAGAAGAGGGTCTTGAACAGTTAGTTCGACCAGGTTTATCACTCTTTCTCTCCGCTATTGCTGGCGGCATGATCATTTGCTTTACCGTCATGGCTGTTGGTGTCATGGCTACTATTGTTGGAGATCTTGATTCTGGCTTTAATCGTATTCTGGTTGCACTTGTTTATCCATTAGGCTTTATTTTGTGCATTTTAAGCGGCACCCAGCTATTTACCGAGCACACTGCTACCGCCTTTTACCCAATACTAGACAAACGCGCTAAACTAACCGTCATGCTCAAATTATGGGCAATTGTAATTTCAGGAAACTTATTTGGTGGCTTGATAAGTGCCGGATTACTCAGCGCTGCAGACGATGTGATTCATGCCGCTGATGGCTACCTTGTTATTGCGCAACACATGTTAGCATACGAATATAGTACTTTGCTTGTCAGTGCTATTCTCGCAGGCTGGCTTATGGCCCTTGGTGCTTGGACAATTTTATCTACCTCTTCAACAGCCAGCCAAATTTTGTGTATTTACATTGTTACCTTTGTTATTGGTGTTGGTGGTTTACATCACTCTATTGCAGGATCAGTTGAATTGTTCGTTGCTCTGTTTACATCTAACGCCCTTGCGGTAAGTGATGTAGCTATGACAATTGCAGTGATATTATTAGGGAATGCTTTTGGAGGTAGTGTATTTGTTGCGTTGCTCAATCATGGGCACATACGCGCACTCAACAAATGA
- the ssb gene encoding single-stranded DNA-binding protein produces MAGVNKVIILGNLGKDPEVRFMPNGGGVANLTIATSESWKDKQTGEQKEKTEWHRVVMFGKLAEIAGEYLKKGSKVYIEGSLQTRKWQNQQGQDQYTTEIVVQGFNGTMQMLDSRGGSGAGAGAGGFNQQAPQQSGGFQQQAAAPQQSGGYNQQAAPQQAYNKPAQQSGGFQQPAQQQSAPQQSGGFQQQSAPQQQSGGFQQQQGGFQQNAPKVNPQEPTIDFDDDIPF; encoded by the coding sequence ATGGCTGGTGTCAATAAAGTAATAATTTTAGGTAACTTAGGGAAAGACCCTGAAGTACGTTTTATGCCTAACGGTGGTGGGGTAGCTAACCTTACTATTGCAACTTCTGAAAGTTGGAAAGACAAGCAAACGGGTGAACAAAAAGAAAAAACTGAATGGCACCGTGTAGTCATGTTCGGAAAACTTGCTGAAATCGCCGGTGAATATTTAAAGAAAGGCTCTAAAGTTTATATTGAAGGATCTTTGCAAACACGTAAGTGGCAAAACCAACAAGGCCAAGACCAATATACTACTGAAATAGTAGTTCAAGGCTTTAACGGCACTATGCAGATGTTAGATTCACGTGGTGGTAGCGGTGCTGGTGCTGGTGCAGGTGGCTTTAATCAACAAGCTCCTCAACAATCAGGTGGTTTCCAACAACAAGCTGCTGCACCACAACAAAGTGGTGGATATAATCAGCAAGCAGCGCCACAACAAGCTTATAACAAACCTGCTCAACAAAGTGGTGGTTTTCAACAACCAGCACAACAGCAGTCAGCTCCACAACAATCAGGTGGTTTCCAACAGCAGTCTGCACCTCAACAACAGTCTGGTGGATTTCAACAACAGCAAGGTGGCTTCCAACAGAATGCACCTAAAGTAAACCCACAAGAACCAACCATTGATTTTGATGACGACATTCCGTTTTGA
- a CDS encoding acyl-CoA thioesterase yields the protein MIKESIKPRFCETDGLGHINNTVVAQWFEGARDPVFKWFTPDLSVKNWKLILAKTTVEFHAELQYGADVELKTYISRIGNSSFDVYQEAWQEDKKCASGTAVMVHFDHQTKKSQKIADATINSMKEHSFA from the coding sequence ATGATTAAAGAAAGTATAAAACCAAGATTTTGTGAAACAGATGGTTTAGGTCATATCAACAATACCGTAGTTGCACAGTGGTTTGAGGGCGCTAGAGATCCTGTTTTTAAATGGTTTACCCCTGATCTTAGTGTAAAAAATTGGAAGTTAATTTTAGCTAAGACCACCGTTGAGTTCCATGCTGAATTACAATATGGCGCTGATGTAGAGTTAAAAACTTATATTAGCCGCATTGGAAATAGCTCTTTTGATGTCTATCAAGAAGCATGGCAGGAAGATAAAAAATGTGCATCGGGTACCGCTGTTATGGTGCATTTTGACCATCAGACTAAAAAGTCGCAAAAGATTGCAGATGCGACAATCAATAGTATGAAAGAGCACTCTTTTGCTTAA
- a CDS encoding 2OG-Fe(II) oxygenase, whose amino-acid sequence MTDFIEVYPDALSPEFCEKFIQDFDNSNHKVPGRTGNGVDTTKKLSQDIYLNQHAEFQPALQTILQACGEHITDYIGKYFFSLIGGISLTVQHPKTKQPVVLTVDNFEEVGKPNLFNLIKYLFNLAPVNGQRYEQGKGNYGYWHSEIFPQLGENKALHRVLLFIIYLNDVEEGGETDFYYQNKSIKPKAGSMIIAPCGFTHTHRGNIPISSNKYVLTSWMSFNPAQQIYTSS is encoded by the coding sequence ATGACAGATTTTATTGAAGTATACCCTGATGCACTTAGCCCAGAGTTTTGTGAAAAATTTATTCAAGATTTTGATAACAGCAATCATAAAGTGCCCGGAAGAACGGGTAACGGTGTTGATACCACAAAAAAACTCAGTCAAGATATTTACCTCAACCAACATGCTGAATTTCAGCCTGCGTTACAAACAATTTTACAAGCCTGTGGCGAGCATATTACCGATTATATTGGCAAATATTTCTTTAGCTTAATTGGTGGTATTTCATTAACCGTTCAACACCCTAAAACCAAACAGCCCGTAGTATTAACAGTTGATAATTTTGAAGAAGTTGGCAAACCAAATTTATTTAATTTGATAAAATATTTGTTCAATTTGGCGCCTGTAAATGGTCAGCGGTATGAGCAAGGCAAGGGGAACTATGGCTATTGGCACTCGGAAATTTTTCCACAACTGGGTGAGAATAAAGCGCTGCATCGGGTGCTACTGTTTATAATTTATTTAAATGACGTTGAAGAAGGTGGCGAAACAGACTTTTATTATCAAAATAAAAGCATTAAACCTAAAGCCGGCAGTATGATTATTGCTCCATGCGGCTTTACCCATACACACCGAGGTAATATACCTATTTCATCGAATAAGTATGTGCTAACGTCTTGGATGAGCTTTAATCCGGCACAGCAAATATATACCTCAAGTTAG
- a CDS encoding substrate-binding periplasmic protein yields the protein MDKIIICIAALFMGHSFAAQPLPVLTVASEEWQEYTNADGTGTYWDIVRAVYGKHYQLEFISTSWSRALTLVETRRADILVGSYKNTNRKLIFPQHHLDIEYPLYAIFDKNVHNIKGIDDLAGLTVAGKKDYGLQKFLPSSSHFYGVGYIDNVAKLIEKKRVDLAVAYQTNLYLADPDKRYSHQIIGTEAPLYLAFSHSAKGEKLKKLYDQKILKLVADGTLKQYFINVDEYQHAQLDTILPPKPSLPVQK from the coding sequence ATGGATAAAATAATTATATGTATCGCGGCTCTTTTCATGGGTCATAGCTTTGCAGCACAGCCGTTACCTGTATTAACCGTTGCGAGCGAGGAATGGCAGGAATACACCAACGCTGATGGTACAGGCACATACTGGGATATCGTCAGAGCGGTGTATGGAAAGCACTATCAATTAGAGTTTATATCAACTAGCTGGAGTCGTGCGCTAACTTTAGTAGAAACGAGACGTGCAGATATACTTGTTGGCAGCTATAAAAACACAAATCGTAAGCTGATTTTTCCACAGCATCATCTAGATATTGAATATCCGCTGTATGCTATTTTTGATAAGAACGTTCATAACATTAAAGGTATTGATGACTTAGCTGGCCTCACTGTAGCGGGTAAAAAAGATTATGGTCTACAAAAATTTTTACCAAGCAGTAGTCATTTTTATGGCGTAGGCTACATTGATAATGTCGCTAAGCTGATTGAAAAAAAACGTGTAGATCTTGCCGTTGCCTATCAAACCAATTTATATTTAGCAGACCCCGACAAGCGTTATAGTCATCAAATCATAGGGACTGAAGCGCCTTTATATCTAGCTTTTAGCCATTCAGCTAAAGGTGAAAAACTTAAAAAACTTTATGACCAGAAAATTCTCAAGTTAGTTGCTGATGGCACATTAAAACAGTATTTTATTAATGTAGACGAATACCAACATGCCCAACTAGACACTATATTACCGCCAAAGCCTTCCTTACCTGTGCAAAAATAA